The Pandoraea vervacti DNA window ACGCGCAAATCGCGGTGCCTTCCGTGTCTTCCGTGTCTTCCACCTCGCCCGCGCTTTCCACGCCGTCCACGCCGTCCTCGCTGCTCGCGCGGTCCGTTGTAGTCCCGGCAGGCGTCGCGCAGGACGCGACTGATACCCGTCATCATGAGCGCGGCATGGCGATCTCACGCAACGACCCACGGCAGGCGGCACGGCGTCTCGTCTCCCCGTGGCGCGAGCCGGAAGTCGCTGCGCCCATCTCGATCGCATCGGCCAGATCGTCCCCTGCGCCCGGCGTCGTCGATGTTTCGGGCAGCGACGAACGGGCCGCCACCGTCTTGTCCGCGCCATCCGCTCCGCCCACTCCGCCCACTCCGCCCGCTCCGCCCGCATCGGCTGCGGCATCGGCGGGCATGGCGGACCGGGCAGACCGTTCGGACTGGGAGAGCGTGGTCCCGCCCGTCCCCACGGAACTCCCTTACGACGCATTGGTACGTCGCACCGCACGCGCCACGTCGGTCGACGCCGCGTTGCTGCACGCGATTATCGACACGGAGTCGGGATACGACCCGCAAGCCGTGTCCGAGCGCGGCGCCATCGGATTGATGCAGATTCTGCCGCGTACCGGCCAGCGCTTTGGCGTGAGACGTCTCGAAGATCCTGCCGAAAATCTGCGCGCCGGCGCGTCCTACCTGCGCTGG harbors:
- a CDS encoding lytic transglycosylase domain-containing protein, which produces MTFSRRAWRLSVLACGAFALSGLPTLAADRGLLPHHPRVADAQIAVPSVSSVSSTSPALSTPSTPSSLLARSVVVPAGVAQDATDTRHHERGMAISRNDPRQAARRLVSPWREPEVAAPISIASARSSPAPGVVDVSGSDERAATVLSAPSAPPTPPTPPAPPASAAASAGMADRADRSDWESVVPPVPTELPYDALVRRTARATSVDAALLHAIIDTESGYDPQAVSERGAIGLMQILPRTGQRFGVRRLEDPAENLRAGASYLRWLLSRFDGDVSLALAAYNAGEGAVLRYGRRVPPFPETRNYVRKVLAGYTRLRGAGESGAVTTSAPASDMPPATAVSAKPEGRASARQTSGATQIDGPERTDDDVARTWRLLQGLGTLITHSPGAGAERAAHEGDQPAVLMPSRGRERTAGVGLRPDGRDG